Proteins encoded by one window of Vigna radiata var. radiata cultivar VC1973A chromosome 5, Vradiata_ver6, whole genome shotgun sequence:
- the LOC106760119 gene encoding exportin-T isoform X1: MDDLDKAILIMFDESGALDDDLKKQAKLYCNATKEKPSICRLCIEKLCFSNLVQVQFWCLQTLHEVIRTRYLTMTLDERHMIRGSVFSIVCLEDKNLTRILEGPAFIKNKLAQVLITLIYFDYPLVWSSVFVDFFPHLSKGNVVIDMFCRVLNALDDELISLDYPRTPEELTVASRVKDAMRQQCVSQIVRAWYDIVSMYRNSDQELCTSVLDSMRRYISWIDIGLIVNDAFIPLLFDLILVGHLSDQLRGAAVRCLLAVVSKRMEPQSKLSLLQSLRISRVLRLVTENGDAEMVSDIAALLTGYAVEALDCFKRINSEDAKGISMELLSEVLPSIFYVMKNFEVDATFNIIQFLSGYVAILKSFTPLREKQLLHLGQILEVILVLIRYDPAYRTNLDVMDKIGKEEEDRMVEFRKDLFVLLRTVGRVAPDVTQMFIRNSLASAVSRSSNSNVEEVEGALSLLYALGESISEEAMKTGSGLLSELVIMLLSTRFPCHSNRLVALVYLETVTRYIKFIQDNTQYIPMVLAAFLDERGIHHSNINVSRRASYLFMRVVKLLKMKLVPFIETILQSLQDTVAQFTIMNYTAEELSGSEDGSHIFEAIGLLIGTEDIQPEKQSDYLSSLLSPLCQQVEALLINAKLLNAEEANAKIAVIQQIIMAINSLSKGFSERLVTASRPAIGLMFKQTLDVLLQVLVIFPKVEPLRNKVTSFIHRMVDTLGASVFPYLPKALKQLLEEIEPKQMVGFLLLLNQLICKFNTLVLDILEEIFPAVVERIFSVIPRNGLPSPGPDAITEEVRELQELQRTLYTFLHVITTHDLSPVFLFPKCKAYLDPVMQLLLFSSCNHKDILVRKACVQIFIRLIKDWCAQPYEEKVPGFRSFVIEAFAINCCLYSVLDRSFDFHDANTFILFGEIVLAQKVMYEKFGDDFLVHFVSKGLSSAHSPQDLAEQYRQKLQAGDLKALKSFYQSVVENLRLQQNGSLVFR; the protein is encoded by the exons ATGGATGATCTGGATAAAGCGATTCTTATTATGTTTGATGAATCGGGAGCCCTTGACGATGACTTGAAGAAACAGGCCAAACTTTACTGTAACGCTACTAAGGAGAAGCCATCAATTTGTAGACTTTGCATTGAAAAATTATGCTTTTCAAATCTTGTTCAAGTCCAGTTTTGGTGCCTACAGACCTTACATGAAGTCATTCGAACACGGTATTTGACAATGACTCTAGATGAGAGGCACATGATCAGGGGCTCCGTCTTTTCAATCGTGTGCCTCGAAGACAAGAACCTCACAAGGATTTTGGAAGGCCCTGCCTTTATAAAGAACAAGCTTGCACAGGTTTTGATAACTTTGATTTACTTCGATTACCCTTTGGTCTGGTCCTCCGTCTTTGTGGATTTTTTTCCACACTTGAGCAAAGGAAACGTTGTCATAGACATGTTCTGTCGAGTTTTGAATGCCCTGGATGATGAATTAATTAGTTTGGACTATCCTAGAACCCCTGAGGAATTGACTGTTGCGAGCCGGGTTAAAGATGCAATGAGACAGCAGTGTGTCTCTCAGATTGTCCGGGCCTGGTATGACATTGTTTCTATGTATAGGAATTCTGATCAAGAGCTATGCACTAGTGTGTTAGATTCCATGAGGAGATATATTTCTTGGATAGACATCGGGTTGATAGTCAATGATGCTTTTATCcctttgttgtttgatttgattttggttGGTCATCTGTCTGATCAGCTTCGTGGTGCTGCAGTCAGATGCTTGTTGGCAGTTGTTTCTAAGCGAATGGAGCCCCAATCCAAACTGTCGTTGTTGCAAAGCCTTCGTATTAGTCGTGTACTCAGGTTAGTGACAGAGAACGGCGATGCTGAAATGGTCTCTGATATAGCTGCATTGCTTACTGGGTATGCTGTAGAGGCCTTGGATTGCTTCAAACGCATAAATTCTGAGGATGCTAAAGGAATCTCTATGGAGCTTTTGAGTGAAGTTTTACCCTCCATTTTCTATGTAATGAAGAATTTTGAGGTAGATGCTACATTCAACATCATTCAATTTCTTTCAGGTTATGTTGCCATTTTAAAGAGCTTTACTCCTTTGCGGGAGAAACAGCTACTTCACTTGGGGCAGATATTGGAAGTTATCCTAGTGCTAATCCGTTACGACCCAGCATACCGCACTAATCTTGATGTGATGGACAAAATTGGTAAAGAGGAGGAGGATAGGATGGTAGAGTTCAGAAAGGATTTGTTTGTTCTTCTTCGCACTGTGGGTCGTGTAGCACCTGATGTAACTCAGATGTTTATTAGAAATTCGTTGGCAAGTGCTGTTTCTAGATCTTCGAATAGCAATGTGGAGGAGGTGGAAGGTGCACTTTCTCTTTTATATGCACTTGGAGAATCCATAAGTGAGGAAGCCATGAAAACTGGGAGTGGATTGTTGAGTGAGCTTGTGATTATGCTTCTATCGACAAGGTTCCCTTGTCACTCTAATAGGCTTGTTGCCCTTGTTTACTTGGAGACAGTGACAAGATATATTAAGTTTATTCAGGATAATACTCAATATATTCCAATGGTTCTAGCTGCATTTCTTGATGAAAGAGGCATACATCATTCAAACATCAATGTTAGTCGTAGAGCCAGTTATTTGTTTATGAGGGTTGTTAAATTGCTGAAGATGAAGTTGGTGCCTTTTATAGAGACTATTTTGCAG AGCCTGCAAGACACTGTTGCCCAATTCACTATTATGAATTATACAGCCGAAGAGCTATCAGGGTCAGAAGATGGTAGCCACATTTTTGAG GCAATTGGTTTATTGATTGGAACAGAAGATATCCAGCCTGAAAAGCAATCTGATTATCTATCTTCTTTGCTCAGTCCTCTTTGTCAGCAG GTTGAGGCATTGCTTATAAATGCCAAGTTATTGAATGCTGAGGAGGCTAATGCAAAAATTGCTGTAATCCAGCAAATTATCATGGCAATTAATTCTCTCAGTAAG GGCTTTAGCGAGAGACTTGTAACTGCTAGTCGCCCTGCAATTGGTCTCATGTTTAAGCAG ACACTGGATGTACTTCTTCAAGTTCTTGTTATATTTCCAAAAGTAGAACCTCTACGAAACAAG GTCACATCTTTTATACATCGCATGGTGGATACACTTGGAGCGTCTGTATTTCCTTACCTTCCAAAGGCATTGAAGCAGTTACTTGAAGAAATTGAA CCAAAGCAAATGGTTGGTTTTCTTTTGTTACTCAATCAACTTATCTGCAAGTTCAATACTTTGGTGCTTGACATTTTGGAGGAAATATTTCCAGCTGTTGTTGAGCGGATATTCAGTGTTATTCCTAGAAATGGGTTACCTTCTCCTGGTCCTGATGCAATCACTGAG GAAGTTCGTGAATTGCAAGAACTTCAGCGAACATTGTATACTTTTCTTCATGTGATTACTACACATGACCTGTCTCCTGTATTTCTTTTCCCAAAATGTAAAGCATACCTGGATCCAGTGATGCAGTTACTTTTGTTCTCTTCTTGTAATCATAAGGATATCCTTGTAAGAAAG GCATGTGTACAgatttttattagattaattaaaGATTGGTGTGCCCAGCCTTACGAAGAAAAG GTTCCTGGTTTTCGAAGTTTTGTGATTGAAGCATTTGCTATAAACTGTTGTTTGTACAGTGTGCTGGACAGATCTTTTGATTTCCATGATGCGAACACT tttattttgtttggagAAATCGTTCTGGCACAGAAGGTAATGTATGAAAAATTTGGGGATGATTTTCTGGTTCATTTTGTATCAAAAGGATTATCTTCTGCACATAGCCCACAAGATCTGGCAGAGCAATATCGTCAAAAGTTGCAG GCTGGAGATTTAAAGGCACTAAAATCTTTCTATCAGTCAGTAGTGGAAAACTTGAGACTGCAGCAGAATGGAAGCCTTGTATTCAGATAG
- the LOC106760119 gene encoding exportin-T isoform X2, translating into MDDLDKAILIMFDESGALDDDLKKQAKLYCNATKEKPSICRLCIEKLCFSNLVQVQFWCLQTLHEVIRTRYLTMTLDERHMIRGSVFSIVCLEDKNLTRILEGPAFIKNKLAQVLITLIYFDYPLVWSSVFVDFFPHLSKGNVVIDMFCRVLNALDDELISLDYPRTPEELTVASRVKDAMRQQCVSQIVRAWYDIVSMYRNSDQELCTSVLDSMRRYISWIDIGLIVNDAFIPLLFDLILVGHLSDQLRGAAVRCLLAVVSKRMEPQSKLSLLQSLRISRVLRLVTENGDAEMVSDIAALLTGYAVEALDCFKRINSEDAKGISMELLSYVAILKSFTPLREKQLLHLGQILEVILVLIRYDPAYRTNLDVMDKIGKEEEDRMVEFRKDLFVLLRTVGRVAPDVTQMFIRNSLASAVSRSSNSNVEEVEGALSLLYALGESISEEAMKTGSGLLSELVIMLLSTRFPCHSNRLVALVYLETVTRYIKFIQDNTQYIPMVLAAFLDERGIHHSNINVSRRASYLFMRVVKLLKMKLVPFIETILQSLQDTVAQFTIMNYTAEELSGSEDGSHIFEAIGLLIGTEDIQPEKQSDYLSSLLSPLCQQVEALLINAKLLNAEEANAKIAVIQQIIMAINSLSKGFSERLVTASRPAIGLMFKQTLDVLLQVLVIFPKVEPLRNKVTSFIHRMVDTLGASVFPYLPKALKQLLEEIEPKQMVGFLLLLNQLICKFNTLVLDILEEIFPAVVERIFSVIPRNGLPSPGPDAITEEVRELQELQRTLYTFLHVITTHDLSPVFLFPKCKAYLDPVMQLLLFSSCNHKDILVRKACVQIFIRLIKDWCAQPYEEKVPGFRSFVIEAFAINCCLYSVLDRSFDFHDANTFILFGEIVLAQKVMYEKFGDDFLVHFVSKGLSSAHSPQDLAEQYRQKLQAGDLKALKSFYQSVVENLRLQQNGSLVFR; encoded by the exons ATGGATGATCTGGATAAAGCGATTCTTATTATGTTTGATGAATCGGGAGCCCTTGACGATGACTTGAAGAAACAGGCCAAACTTTACTGTAACGCTACTAAGGAGAAGCCATCAATTTGTAGACTTTGCATTGAAAAATTATGCTTTTCAAATCTTGTTCAAGTCCAGTTTTGGTGCCTACAGACCTTACATGAAGTCATTCGAACACGGTATTTGACAATGACTCTAGATGAGAGGCACATGATCAGGGGCTCCGTCTTTTCAATCGTGTGCCTCGAAGACAAGAACCTCACAAGGATTTTGGAAGGCCCTGCCTTTATAAAGAACAAGCTTGCACAGGTTTTGATAACTTTGATTTACTTCGATTACCCTTTGGTCTGGTCCTCCGTCTTTGTGGATTTTTTTCCACACTTGAGCAAAGGAAACGTTGTCATAGACATGTTCTGTCGAGTTTTGAATGCCCTGGATGATGAATTAATTAGTTTGGACTATCCTAGAACCCCTGAGGAATTGACTGTTGCGAGCCGGGTTAAAGATGCAATGAGACAGCAGTGTGTCTCTCAGATTGTCCGGGCCTGGTATGACATTGTTTCTATGTATAGGAATTCTGATCAAGAGCTATGCACTAGTGTGTTAGATTCCATGAGGAGATATATTTCTTGGATAGACATCGGGTTGATAGTCAATGATGCTTTTATCcctttgttgtttgatttgattttggttGGTCATCTGTCTGATCAGCTTCGTGGTGCTGCAGTCAGATGCTTGTTGGCAGTTGTTTCTAAGCGAATGGAGCCCCAATCCAAACTGTCGTTGTTGCAAAGCCTTCGTATTAGTCGTGTACTCAGGTTAGTGACAGAGAACGGCGATGCTGAAATGGTCTCTGATATAGCTGCATTGCTTACTGGGTATGCTGTAGAGGCCTTGGATTGCTTCAAACGCATAAATTCTGAGGATGCTAAAGGAATCTCTATGGAGCTTTTGA GTTATGTTGCCATTTTAAAGAGCTTTACTCCTTTGCGGGAGAAACAGCTACTTCACTTGGGGCAGATATTGGAAGTTATCCTAGTGCTAATCCGTTACGACCCAGCATACCGCACTAATCTTGATGTGATGGACAAAATTGGTAAAGAGGAGGAGGATAGGATGGTAGAGTTCAGAAAGGATTTGTTTGTTCTTCTTCGCACTGTGGGTCGTGTAGCACCTGATGTAACTCAGATGTTTATTAGAAATTCGTTGGCAAGTGCTGTTTCTAGATCTTCGAATAGCAATGTGGAGGAGGTGGAAGGTGCACTTTCTCTTTTATATGCACTTGGAGAATCCATAAGTGAGGAAGCCATGAAAACTGGGAGTGGATTGTTGAGTGAGCTTGTGATTATGCTTCTATCGACAAGGTTCCCTTGTCACTCTAATAGGCTTGTTGCCCTTGTTTACTTGGAGACAGTGACAAGATATATTAAGTTTATTCAGGATAATACTCAATATATTCCAATGGTTCTAGCTGCATTTCTTGATGAAAGAGGCATACATCATTCAAACATCAATGTTAGTCGTAGAGCCAGTTATTTGTTTATGAGGGTTGTTAAATTGCTGAAGATGAAGTTGGTGCCTTTTATAGAGACTATTTTGCAG AGCCTGCAAGACACTGTTGCCCAATTCACTATTATGAATTATACAGCCGAAGAGCTATCAGGGTCAGAAGATGGTAGCCACATTTTTGAG GCAATTGGTTTATTGATTGGAACAGAAGATATCCAGCCTGAAAAGCAATCTGATTATCTATCTTCTTTGCTCAGTCCTCTTTGTCAGCAG GTTGAGGCATTGCTTATAAATGCCAAGTTATTGAATGCTGAGGAGGCTAATGCAAAAATTGCTGTAATCCAGCAAATTATCATGGCAATTAATTCTCTCAGTAAG GGCTTTAGCGAGAGACTTGTAACTGCTAGTCGCCCTGCAATTGGTCTCATGTTTAAGCAG ACACTGGATGTACTTCTTCAAGTTCTTGTTATATTTCCAAAAGTAGAACCTCTACGAAACAAG GTCACATCTTTTATACATCGCATGGTGGATACACTTGGAGCGTCTGTATTTCCTTACCTTCCAAAGGCATTGAAGCAGTTACTTGAAGAAATTGAA CCAAAGCAAATGGTTGGTTTTCTTTTGTTACTCAATCAACTTATCTGCAAGTTCAATACTTTGGTGCTTGACATTTTGGAGGAAATATTTCCAGCTGTTGTTGAGCGGATATTCAGTGTTATTCCTAGAAATGGGTTACCTTCTCCTGGTCCTGATGCAATCACTGAG GAAGTTCGTGAATTGCAAGAACTTCAGCGAACATTGTATACTTTTCTTCATGTGATTACTACACATGACCTGTCTCCTGTATTTCTTTTCCCAAAATGTAAAGCATACCTGGATCCAGTGATGCAGTTACTTTTGTTCTCTTCTTGTAATCATAAGGATATCCTTGTAAGAAAG GCATGTGTACAgatttttattagattaattaaaGATTGGTGTGCCCAGCCTTACGAAGAAAAG GTTCCTGGTTTTCGAAGTTTTGTGATTGAAGCATTTGCTATAAACTGTTGTTTGTACAGTGTGCTGGACAGATCTTTTGATTTCCATGATGCGAACACT tttattttgtttggagAAATCGTTCTGGCACAGAAGGTAATGTATGAAAAATTTGGGGATGATTTTCTGGTTCATTTTGTATCAAAAGGATTATCTTCTGCACATAGCCCACAAGATCTGGCAGAGCAATATCGTCAAAAGTTGCAG GCTGGAGATTTAAAGGCACTAAAATCTTTCTATCAGTCAGTAGTGGAAAACTTGAGACTGCAGCAGAATGGAAGCCTTGTATTCAGATAG
- the LOC106760126 gene encoding probable ion channel SYM8, producing MLLNMSLDSETSGSGRDWFFPSPSFLRSSSSQYGHRFYSHSKPDTPPTLTGIRHRRRVKFPRTPTLTNDKPQVPNTENAKSSAKNNLIFLSQSRFQFAIVTLTIIFFLLLLLLRNAHLESQLTKLQGDILGLNLRLHACQRLDSLNVTSSTSQDANPGLRENFKRNLALFFSFTLLFIPLIIFKYIDYVSKSIFSDNISERVSLNKQIAYRVDVFLSVYPYAKPLVLLVATLLLILLGGLALFGVTTEDLAHCLWLSWTYVADSGNHASSQGIGPRLVAISISFGGMLIFAMMLGLVSDAISEKFDSLRKGKSEVVEQNHTLILGWSDKLGSLLNQLAIANESLGGGTVVVMAERDKEEMELDIAKMEFGFKGTSVICRSGSPLILADLKKVSVSKARAIIVLAEDGNADQSDARALRTVLSLTGVKEGLRGHIVVELSDLDNEVLVKLVGGDLVETVVAHDVIGRLMIQCARQPGLAQIWEDILGFENCEFYIKRWPQLEGMQFEDVLISFPAAIPCGIKVATYGGKIILNPDDSYVLQEGDEILVIAEDDDTYAPASLPTVWRGSLPKDFVYPKSPERILLCGWRRDMEDMIMVLDASLAHGSELWMFNDVPEKEREKKLTDGGLDINRLENISLVNRDGNAVIRRHLESLPLESFDSILILADESVEDSAIQADSRSLATLLLIRDIQARRLPYVAMASQVRGGSFSKGSWIGEMKQASDKSVIISEILDPRTKNLLSMSRISDYVLSNELVSMALAMVAEDRQINDVLEELFAEEGNEMHIRPADLYLFEGEELSFYEIMLRARQRREIVIGYRIANAERAVINPPAKTHRRKWSLKDVFVVITEKE from the exons ATGCTTCTGAATATGTCCCTGGACTCGGAGACATCTGGCTCAGGCAGAGATTGGTTCTTCCCGTCGCCATCGTTCTTGCGCTCCTCTTCTTCGCAGTACGGGCATCGATTCTATTCACACTCAAAGCCTGACACCCCTCCTACCCTCACTGGCATCCGTCATCGCCGTAGAGTTAAATTCCCCCGGACTCCCACTCTCACGAACGACAAACCTCAAGTTCCCAACACTGAAAATGCCAAGTCATCTGCCAAGAATAACCTTATATTCCTCTCGCAATCTCGCTTCCAGTTTGCTATTGTG ACGTTgactattattttcttcttgctGCTGTTGCTGCTCCGTAATGCGCATCTAGAAAGTCAACTCACTAAGTTGCAG GGTGATATTCTCGGCCTTAATCTCAGATTACACGCGTGCCAACGATTGGACTCCTTGAACGTGACAAGTTCCACATCTCAAGACGCGAATCCTGGGTTACgcgaaaatttcaaaagaaatctagctctctttttctccttcaCACTTCTTTTTATCCCTCTCATAATTTTCAAGTACATAGACTATGTGTCGAAATCAATATTTTCTGATAATATATCCGAAAGAGTTTCTCTAAACAAGCAAATAGCATATCGGGTTGATGTCTTTTTATCGGTTTACCCGTATGCCAAACCCCTCGTGTTGTTGGTGGCAACGCTGTTGCTAATTTTACTTGGAGGGTTGGCCCTTTTTGGGGTAACTACCGAGGATTTAGCACATTGCCTCTGGTTATCTTGGACCTACGTTGCTGATTCTGGCAATCATGCCAGCTCCCAAGGTATTGGTCCAAGGTTAGTTGCGATTTCCATTAGCTTTGGAGGGATGCTTATATTTGCAATGATGCTTGGACTTGTGTCCGACGCAATATCTGAGAAATTTGACTCGCTGAGGAAAGGAAAAAGCGAGGTGGTTGAGCAAAATCATACTTTAATTCTTGGTTGGAGTGATAAACTG GGTTCATTACTAAATCAGCTCGCCATAGCCAATGAGAGCCTGGGTGGAGGAACTGTTGTAGTGATGGCTGAGCGAGACAAGGAAGAAATGGAGCTTGACATTGCAAAAATGGAGTTTGGTTTCAAAGGAACATCTGTCATATGCAGAAGTGGCAGCCCTCTGATTCTGGCTGATCTGAAAAAG GTTTCTGTTTCAAAAGCACGTGCTATCATAGTCCTCGCTGAAGATGGGAATGCTGATCAG AGTGATGCCCGTGCATTGAGAACGGTCTTAAGTCTAACTGGAGTGAAAGAAGGATTACGAGGGCACATAGTGGTTGAATTGAGTGATCTAGACAATGAGGTCCTTGTTAAACTTGTGGGTGGTGATCTTGTTGAAACTGTTGTAGCTCATGATGTCATTGGTCGCTTGATGATTCAATGTGCACGGCAGCCTGGACTTGCACAG ATTTGGGAAGACATACTAGGATTTGAAAATTGTGAATTCTACATCAAAAGATGGCCGCAGTTGGAAGGCATGCAATTCGAGGATGTATTAATCAGCTTTCCTGCTGCAATTCCTTGTGGAATCAAAGTTGCAACATACGGtggtaaaattattttgaatccAGATGACTCCTACGTTCTACAAGAAGGTGATGAGATTCTGGTTATTGCAGAGGATGATGATACCTATGCCCCGGCATCTTTGCCTACG GTTTGGAGAGGAAGCTTGCCCAAAGACTTTGTTTATCCAAAATCTCCGGAGAGGATTCTTTTGTGTGGTTGGAGGCGTGATATGGAGGATATGATCATG GTTTTGGATGCATCTTTAGCGCATGGATCAGAACTCTGGATGTTCAATGATGTtccagaaaaagaaagagaaaagaagctAACTGATGGTGGCCTTGACATAAATCGACTAGAAAATATATCTCTGGTTAATCGGGATGGGAATGCTGTTATACGTCGCCACTTGGAAAGCCTTCCTTTGGAATCGTTTGATTCA ATATTGATTTTGGCTGATGAATCAGTAGAGGATTCAGCTATTCAAGCTGACTCTAGATCTCTTGCCACTCTACTTTTAATTCGTGACATACAA GCTAGGCGTCTTCCTTATGTAGCAATGGCCAGTCAAGTCCGTGGAGGAAGCTTCTCTAAAGGCTCATGGATTGGGGAAATGAAGCAGGCTTCTGATAAAAGTGTTATAATTAGTGAAATTTTGGATCCTAGGACAAAAAATCTTCTATCTATGTCAAGGATTAGTGATTATGTTTTATCAAATGAACTTGTCAGCATGGCTTTGGCCATGGTTGCAGAAGATCGGCAGATAAATGATGTACTGGAGGAGCTCTTTGCGGAGGAG GGAAATGAGATGCATATAAGGCCAGCAGATCTATACCTTTTTGAAGGTGAAGAATTGAGTTTCTATGAGATAATGTTACGGGCTCGACAGAGAAGAGAGATTGTGATTGGCTACCGTATAGCAAATGCAGAGAGGGCAGTCATTAATCCCCCAGCAAAAACTCACAGACGGAAGTGGTCATTGAAGGATGTTTTTGTGGTGATTACAGAAAAGGAATGA
- the LOC106760016 gene encoding linoleate 13S-lipoxygenase 3-1, chloroplastic: MPLALHNQLMGFTSKLLLHNNTFQHNQPFFGLNPISLPFHDTTRGTRLRRGPRFPVAAISQDFIKTTLRVHAEKPVQFKVRAVVTVRNKIREDFRDTMLKHLDAISDSIGTRNVVLELISTDIKPKTKSPKKSNKAALKDWSKKSSVKAERVNYTAEFIVDSDFGVPGAIAVTNKHQREFFLESIVIEGFAIGAVHFPCNSWVQGERIFFSNKAYLPGDTPAGLRVLREKELINLRGDGKGVRKLCDRIYDFDTYNDLGNPDEGIELTRPTLGGTQNHPYPRRCRTGRAPTDTDMHAESRVDLPQPMYVPRDEQFDESKMNTFVIKRLKAVLHNLIPGLKASLSADNQDFNRFSDFDDLYNDGQPLQDEIIKKFPLSQVVIKIQQCSQELLKYDTPKIISKDKFAWLRDDEFARQAIAGVNPVNIERLEVFPPVSKLDPEMYGHQESALKEEHILAQLNGMTVQQAIQANKLFMINYHDVYVPFVDRINALDGRKSYATRTIFFLTPLGTLKPIAIELSLGPSSGSKRVVTPPVDATTYWKWQLAKAHVCANDAGVHQLVNHWLRTHACTEPFILSAHRQLSAMHPVFKLLDPHMRYTLDINALARQKLINADGIIESSFTPGRYCTEISSAAYKHLWRFDMEGLPADLIRRGMAVPDATQPNGVKLVIEDYPYAADGLMVWSAIENWVRAYVKHYYGHPSQVCNDRELQAWYSESINVGHADLRHERWWPTLNDSEDLVSILTTLIWTVSAQHAAINFGQYPYGGYVPNRPPLMRRLIPEDEEEKKSEKEANFMADPEKYFLNALPSLLQATKYMAIVDTLSTHSPDEEYLGERQQSSIWSGEAEIIEAFYNFSAEMRGIEKEIERRNCDPTLRNRCGPGVLPYELLAPTSQPGVTCRGIPNSVST, encoded by the exons ATGCCACTGGCTCTTCATAATCAACTCATGGGTTTTACCTCCAAACTGCTTCTTCACAATAATACTTTTCAACACAACCAACCCTTCTTCGGCCTCAATCCTATCTCGCTTCCTTTCCACGACACAACACGAGGTACGAGGTTGAGAAGGGGACCAAGGTTTCCGGTAGCAGCTATCAGTCAGGATTTTATTAAGACCACACTGAGAGTGCATGCAGAGAAACCTGTGCAGTTCAAGGTCAGAGCTGTGGTAACAGTGAGGAACAAGATCAGAGAGGATTTCAGAGATACCATGCTGAAGCATTTGGATGCCATCAGTGATAGTATAGGGACAAGAAATGTTGTGCTGGAGCTTATCAGCACTGACATTAAACCAA AAACGAAATCTCCAAAGAAGAGCAACAAAGCAGCCCTAAAGGACTGGTCAAAGAAATCCAGTGTCAAAGCAGAGAGAGTTAATTATACAGCCGAATTCATTGTGGACTCAGATTTTGGAGTCCCTGGAGCTATTGCTGTGACAAACAAACACCAAAGAGAGTTCTTCTTGGAAAGTATAGTCATCGAAGGGTTTGCGATTGGAGCAGTTCATTTTCCCTGCAACTCATGGGTACAAGGAGAGAGGATATTCTTTTCAAACAAG GCATATTTACCTGGTGATACACCTGCTGGGCTTAGAGTACTGAGGGAGAAAGAGTTGATAAATCTTAGAGGTGATGGGAAAGGAGTTAGAAAATTGTGTGATAGAATATATGATTTCGACACATACAACGATTTGGGTAATCCAGATGAAGGAATTGAGCTTACCAGACCGACTCTTGGTGGAACCCAAAACCATCCATACCCAAGACGCTGTCGTACTGGTCGGGCCCCCACAGATACAG ATATGCATGCTGAGAGTCGTGTGGATTTGCCACAGCCTATGTACGTACCAAGAGACGAGCAATTCGACGAGTCTAAAATGAACACATTCGTAATCAAGAGGCTGAAGGCAGTGCTCCATAACTTGATCCCTGGCCTTAAGGCTAGTCTCTCTGCTGATAACCAAGACTTCAACCGATTTTCAGACTTTGACGACCTTTACAATGATGGCCAGCCCTTgcaagatgaaattataaagaaattccCACTGTCACAAGTGGTCATAAAGATACAACAATGTAGCCAAGAACTTCTCAAGTATGACACTCCCAAAATTATTTCCA AGGACAAGTTTGCTTGGCTTCGAGATGACGAATTCGCCAGGCAAGCAATAGCAGGAGTCAACCCTGTTAACATTGAGCGGCTTGAAGTTTTCCCACCGGTGAGCAAACTTGACCCCGAAATGTATGGCCACCAAGAGTCTGCACTCAAAGAAGAACATATTTTGGCACAACTGAATGGCATGACCGTGCAACAG GCAATACAGGCAAATAAGCTGTTCATGATAAACTATCACGATGTCTATGTTCCATTTGTTGACCGGATCAACGCCCTTGATGGTAGAAAATCCTATGCTACCCGCACCATATTTTTCTTGACACCGCTTGGCACTCTCAAACCAATTGCTATAGAACTTAGCCTCGGACCAAGTTCCGGATCGAAACGCGTAGTTACCCCTCCTGTGGACGCAACCACATATTGGAAGTGGCAGCTTGCGAAAGCTCATGTTTGTGCCAATGATGCCGGTGTGCACCAACTTGTTAACCATTG GTTACGCACACATGCCTGCACGGAACCATTTATATTGTCGGCTCATAGACAATTAAGTGCAATGCATCCTGTTTTTAAGCTGTTGGATCCACACATGAGGTACACATTGGATATCAATGCTTTAGCTCGCCAGAAACTGATCAATGCTGATGGAATCATCGAGTCTAGTTTTACACCTGGGCGCTACTGCACGGAGATCAGTTCTGCTGCATACAAACACTTGTGGCGCTTTGACATGGAAGGCCTCCCGGCAGATCTCATACGCAG GGGAATGGCGGTACCTGACGCAACACAGCCAAATGGTGTAAAACTGGTAATAGAAGACTACCCTTACGCTGCAGATGGGCTTATGGTTTGGTCTGCAATTGAGAACTGGGTCCGCGCCTACGTGAAGCACTACTACGGCCATCCAAGCCAGGTTTGCAATGACAGGGAGCTACAAGCATGGTACTCTGAATCAATCAATGTGGGACATGCAGATCTTAGGCATGAAAGGTGGTGGCCGACGTTGAATGATAGTGAGGATCTTGTGTCTATACTAACCACATTGATTTGGACGGTATCCGCACAGCATGCAGCCATTAATTTTGGACAGTACCCTTACGGAGGTTATGTGCCGAATCGTCCTCCGCTAATGAGAAGATTAATCCCAGAAGACgaagaggaaaaaaagagtgaaaaagaaGCGAATTTCATGGCAGATCCCGAAAAGTATTTCCTAAATGCGCTGCCAAGCTTGTTACAAGCTACAAAATATATGGCAATAGTTGACACTCTCTCTACCCACTCACCGGACGAGGAGTATTTGGGGGAGCGCCAACAGTCATCCATTTGGTCAGGCGAAGCAGAGATCATCGAGGCATTCTACAACTTCTCCGCAGAAATGAGAGGGATAGAGAAGGAGATTGAGAGAAGGAACTGTGACCCAACACTCAGAAACCGATGTGGTCCAGGGGTTTTACCTTACGAGTTACTTGCACCTACCTCTCAACCCGGCGTTACATGCAGAGGGATTCCCAACAGTGTCTCCACGTAA